In the genome of Lactuca sativa cultivar Salinas chromosome 3, Lsat_Salinas_v11, whole genome shotgun sequence, the window GCAAGATAAATCCCAATAATATCCCGATTTGTAGCAATATCAAGACCGAGAAGTGAATTGCAAGTTAAGTCAGAAGCCATTGATTTCGGGTCCTCCACACACCGCCCATTAACAATCCCAAATAAACTGTGTCCCGAATTGACCTTAAAAAGCTCctgaaaccaaaaaaaaaaaaaaaaaaatttcaattttcaaactTTATGTCAAGTTACAGTTTCCTCAAGGACTAGAATCACACATACCTCTGGGTTTCGGGTTTCGGGCCAAATTAAAAAGTCTTCACCAACCCGTGACCCAACAATAGTCAAATTAAGTCTTTGACAAATCTCCATGTATATTACACTAAGTAAAATCGCTGCCAAAAGGGTAGTTTATATATATAAGCTACTAAGATCAGGTTCAAAATTCAGATCTGAAGCAAGTTTATAATATGAAAAAAGACGAAAATATACCACTGCCACATTTAGAGCTTAAAACAGAATGCAAGTATGAGCATTTTGAATCGACAACAGGTGATCTTCTGAAACCTTTAGATTCAAAGAGAACTTTGTTCACTGCCTCTAAAACTTCAACAAAATGGCAGCCTATGTCTCTTGAAATTAGTTCAACTTCAACTTCTTTGGCTATGGTGTCCAACTCTGATAACCACTCGTCTATTTTCTTTCCTGCTATAGGCATAGCTTCAATGTTGTCCCAGTTTTGGACATCAGATGACACATTCGTATCTTTTCTTTCATTTTGGAAGGATTGAGCATCCATTTCACGATTAAAAGCCATGAATGCCTCGTCTTCTGCAGAAATGTACATCAAAGTCTGCAAATTTCAAAGAGAAGAAGGTGAAtcctaaaaatatattttgaGACTAGAAAAATCAGAATCAGATAATCAGTTGATTAAAGAAAACAGAAAACCCAAATCTTGATTATTTGTCCCATATTTTCACATTGTTCAAAAGATCAAGAAAACTGAAAACCAAATGTAAGCCATCTTACAGTCTGAATTCATGATTTTTGTCTAATAAAGTTTTGTGCTTTAATGATTCAAAAAAGtacaagaaaaaagaaaatcaCCTTAGCAAGGGATATATCTTTGTCCTTGGACCGAAAAGATATTTCTTGCTTAAATCTTTCCCTTGCAGAAATAATAACCTGAAAATTTTCCATTGTTGTAAGTTATAAAAACTGGTAAATCTATTTATTTCAATCACCAAAACCTACAGGAAAGATAGATACGACAAGACAAAAGTAAAGTTAGCTTGATCCGAGCATAAAAACAAGTGTAAACTTACATAAATGCGTAAGGGTATTAAAGATATGACAGCAAAATGCAAAGTTAACATGAATTCAGACCTCCTGGTAGGATTTGGGAGGAGAAAAATCATGGGTTTTCACGGTGGCAATGGTTGCAGTCGATTTCCTCTTGTTTTGCACCAGATTTGTCATCTTATGGGGTTTGTCATCACCATACCTGAATATGGTAATACAGAATAAATCCATATTGCCATATGCACAATTTCTTCTCCAATTCACTAATATATGCATACAAGTAACAAAATAGAACTAAACAGTATCAAAAACCCTCTTCCAAACCATAAAAGTTTGCCAAATTATGAATTTCATCTTAACGGAGCAAACCCCATTTGTAAAATTCTTGAATTAAGAGCTGTAAATCATAATCATCGTCAGTAGTCGGTACCTGAGACTGAGAGTAGGCCCACACAGTGAAGAACTGGTCATCTGGGGTTGATGACAGAGCCCTGGCAGTGATGCAAGCAACATTCTTTCTTCAAGAACAATTGAAAAGATTGAACTTTACAAGAAGTAAGCGAAAGAAAACCAAGAAAATATTCGAAATGTATCAATTTAACTGCGAATTTCAGCAGAAAAATGAGTATAACTAGAGTTACAAGAAGGAAAAGATAAAGGGCTACGTGACGATGATGCCATTAAATTACAAAACGAAGTTCCCAATGACAAGGAAGCCAataatggtgatgatgatgatgcagaTGAAAAGGAAGAATAGTGATGACAGATTTTATAGTGGAAGATGACCCTGCTTCTTGTAGTATTATAAGAGTTGGCAAGATCCATTTGGGTATTTTGGGTTTCTTTATTCTGATTTTAGTGTACTTGTACTGCTTTTTTCTTGCCTGTCTTTCTCACTCTATATATGCAGAGATATAGGGATATAGATATAGAGTGAGAGAAAGAGCGAGTGTGATAGTTTTGTTTAGGAAGATGAGGATGAACAACAGTTCCTTTCCTTGGATTTCATGCCGGAAATTATTTGTAAATTTATAGGGTGTGGGGTTGGGAAAGAGGAAGAAAGGGCCATGCCAAGCACTGTGTCATTGGCTCATGGATAAGGGGAAGCAGGAATGGGAGTGAAATTTAGGATCAAATTTAGGTGCGTCTACTCCACGAATTCCAAATAAATGCACCTTTTGCCTAATAAAAAACAAgacctttttttttctctttaatAACTTATTAAGAATTAAGATTTTGTCTATTGCATCTTAGCGCGGTCTCAAATTTATTTTGTAAGTTCgaattttaataattatattgATAAAAGTTaagtatatttatatttattgatAGATTATATACAAGGTCAATATACTTACTGAATTATCAGTCGATAGGGTAAGAACAACTCCAATCGACCGGTATTATTGTGGGATAGCGGCCTAAATCGTTCCAATCATACGcgtttgaaacattatttttgtGGAGAAAAAAAAATTGGCCGGGCGGTGGTTTAATCCTACACAAAATGACTTTTGCTAACATATCTTATTGCTTTATTCAATAAATTCTTTTATTAAACCCAAATGTGGTGATGCTTCGTTACACTAAACtgattccttatatatatatatata includes:
- the LOC111917318 gene encoding uncharacterized protein LOC111917318 isoform X2, encoding MDLFCITIFRYGDDKPHKMTNLVQNKRKSTATIATVKTHDFSPPKSYQEVIISARERFKQEISFRSKDKDISLAKTLMYISAEDEAFMAFNREMDAQSFQNERKDTNVSSDVQNWDNIEAMPIAGKKIDEWLSELDTIAKEVEVELISRDIGCHFVEVLEAVNKVLFESKGFRRSPVVDSKCSYLHSVLSSKCGSAILLSVIYMEICQRLNLTIVGSRVGEDFLIWPETRNPEELFKVNSGHSLFGIVNGRCVEDPKSMASDLTCNSLLGLDIATNRDIIGIYLANLIRLHWKRASRTNHGLMLTSALRPVHDDKEKWSKTDRSSMPLLRPQDLRLAIMASEKLLILQPHNWALRRDHGMMLYYSRDYGKAVQELSICMAFAPEEEAQVLEPFVEKLHLLQLESSWKSLGHKGRLKVP
- the LOC111917318 gene encoding uncharacterized protein LOC111917318 isoform X1, whose product is MLLASLPGLCHQPQMTSSSLCGPTLSLRYGDDKPHKMTNLVQNKRKSTATIATVKTHDFSPPKSYQEVIISARERFKQEISFRSKDKDISLAKTLMYISAEDEAFMAFNREMDAQSFQNERKDTNVSSDVQNWDNIEAMPIAGKKIDEWLSELDTIAKEVEVELISRDIGCHFVEVLEAVNKVLFESKGFRRSPVVDSKCSYLHSVLSSKCGSAILLSVIYMEICQRLNLTIVGSRVGEDFLIWPETRNPEELFKVNSGHSLFGIVNGRCVEDPKSMASDLTCNSLLGLDIATNRDIIGIYLANLIRLHWKRASRTNHGLMLTSALRPVHDDKEKWSKTDRSSMPLLRPQDLRLAIMASEKLLILQPHNWALRRDHGMMLYYSRDYGKAVQELSICMAFAPEEEAQVLEPFVEKLHLLQLESSWKSLGHKGRLKVP